From the genome of Aspergillus oryzae RIB40 DNA, chromosome 4:
AGGAGCCTGCTGTTGAGATGTCCACACCCGAAGTCACGGCTGAGGAAACTCCCGCTCAAGAATCGAACACCGAGAAGCCCACCGCCACCGAAACCCCTGCAGCTGAAACCACTACGGAGCAGCCCGCCACCGAAGCGCAACCAactgcggaggaggagaccACCAAGGAGCCTGCCACAGAGCCTGCCGAGACAAAACAGGCGGAAGTTGTTTCTGAGGAACCCGCCAAGGAAGAGCCGACCCCCGAAGAACCCAAAGAAGCTCCCGCCACTGAAGAGCTAGTGAAGGAATCTGTTAAGGAGGAGGCTGCACCGGAACAGTCCAAAGAGACAGTCTCCGAGAAGCCTGCTGCTGAGGAGCCCGTTAAGGAGGAGACCACCGAAGCAGTGAAGGAGACATCCGCCACTGAGAAGCTCGACGAGTCGGATAAGGCTCCTGTTCAAGAGGAAACGGCGGCGGAAGAGTCTCAGGAGACGACCAAAGAGCCCGTTAAGGAAGAGATAGCCCCTGGAAAGTCGGAAGAAACACCCGCGATTAAAGCGCCTGTGGCTGAGGAGCCCGCTGTCGAAGAACCggtcgaggagaaggcggCGCCGGAAGAGCCTAAGGACATATCCGCCGCTGATCCAGCCGTCGTGGAAGCACCTGTTAAGGAGACcgtgaaggaggagggagtgTCGGAGGCACCTAAGGAGACATCTGCTGAAGAACCAGTTAAGGAGGCCGTTAAGGAAGAGCCGGTCCCTGAAAAGACCGAGCAACCTGCCGCTCCTGAACCAGCCGTTGCCGAAGAACCAGCAAAGGAGCCTGTTAAGGAAGAGCCAGTCCCTGAAAAGACCGAAGAACCCGCCGCTCCTAAAGAATCAGTAAAGGAGATTGTCAAGGAGGAGGCAGTGTCCGAGGCACCTAAGGAGACATCTGCTGAGGAGCCTGCCACTAATGACACTGCTGCTCAGGATAAGCCGTCTACCGAGGAGACCGTCGTTGAAGCAGTGAAGGAGGTACCGGTTGTGGAAGAGACTAAGGAGACTCTGTCCACTGCAGCCCCGGATGCTCAGGAATCGGTTGCGCAAGAACCCGTCATCAAATCCTCTGCCACCGAAGACGCCCCCAGCGAACCTACTAAGGAGTCCGGCGCCGAGAAGGCAGTGGAAGAGCAAACCACCGAGCAACCCACGTATGCCGATGTTGTAGCAGAGGAACCAGCGAAGGAGACAACAACAGAAGAGACCGAAGCCCCTGTTGAGACAACTTCCGAAGAACCGGTAGAGTCCGTTCCAGAGAGCACCACGGCTGAAGCTCCTGCTGCAACGGAAGAATCGAAACAGCCTGCCGAGAAGACTTCTGAGCCCGCTGCTGAGGATGAAAAGGCCCCCATCGAAAAGCCGGTAGAAGAGACCAAGGCTGAGCCTGCTTCGGAAGAAGCCACCACGAAGGAAGAGGTTGTTCAACCCTCCGTCGAGGAAGCCCCCACCGAAGAGGCCGCGAAGGTGTCTCCTGccgaagaaggcgagaagATTGTTGAAGCTGCTAAGGAAGAGGTTCCAGAGGAAGCCTCTGCGAAGACTCTTGTTGAAGTGGAGGCTACAACTACTGAGCCTGTCGTTGAAGAGCCTACATCCGAGAAGCCCGTCGCGGAAGAAACAACAGCTGAGGAGCCCGCTAAGGACTTGACGAAGGAAGAACCGGCTACACAGGAACCTGTCTCTGAAGTGCCCGCTACTGAGGATTCGACAACAAAGGAGGCAACTGAGGAACCCACCAAGGCGTCAGGCCCCGAAGTGGCGGCAGAGGAGCCTACAACGGATGAAAAGCCCGCTGATGTGACCGAGCATGAGATCAAGGAACCAGTCACCGAAGAATCCAAGGAGACGAAGCATGCTACCGAGGAAACGACCCTCGAAGAGCCCGTTAAGGAAACTCCCGTTGTTGAGCAACCAGTTGAATCCGAGCCCGCCAAGGAAGCTGAACCGGTGAAGTCCACCGCAGAAGAGTCTGTTAAGGAGCTCGCTGCTGAAGAGGCTGCTGTTCAAGAGCCCACTCCTGTCGAACAACCTAGCGAGGAACCTGCCGTCAAAGAGTCGCCTGTAGAGGAACCTCCTACTGTCGAGGGATCTGTCGCTGCTGAGCCTTCTACGGAGGAACCTGCTGCGGAACAGCCCGCCAAGGAAGCTGAGCTCGTGAGTGAAGTGCTGACTACTGAAGAGCCTGCCACGAAGCAGGCGGCCGAACCCGAGCCAGCTGAGCAGCCAGCTGCGGAAGAAAAGCCTGTGGATGACTCCACTGAAAAGCCAGCAAGTGAGGAGACCGTGGCTGAAGATTCTGTCCCAGAACCAACTGAGAAGGCCGTGGTTGCTGAGACACCTGCTACCGAGGAAGTCGTTGAAAAGGCTACTACCGAAGAGCCCGCCAAGGAGCCTGTCTCCGAGGAGCCGGTCGCTGATAAGTCTGCTGAGCAGCCAGCTTCGTCGGATGTGGTCGAGGAGACTGCTGAATCTTCTAAGGCTGTTGTTCCTGAGGAGGTCACCTTGAACGAGGTCGAGCCTGCTGTCACACAGTCCCACGAAGAGAAGCCGGAAGAGGTGACTGAGCTACCTAAGGAGGAGACTGTTGCAGCTGAGCCCGTGGCTGTTGAGACACCTGCTGAACAGAAGGCCCCGGAGACTGAACCTGAGGTTGTACCTaaggctgaggctgaagAGGCTGTAATCGCTCAAAAGGAGGAACCTGCCAGCGAGCCAGTAGCAGCAGCCCCTGCtgaggccgagaaggaggagccTGTATCGGTTTCTTCTGGTGAGCCTCctgtggagaaagagagcacTGATACAGCTGAGGTCGTCCCTGAGGCCACGAAAGAGGATGCTCCTGAacaggatggaaagaataaCGCCTCAGCCGAGCTAATTGGCGTGGGTGCTGCGGCGGCTGTTGCTGCAagcgctgcagctgcagctgctggagTGGCTGCTTTGTCCCACACGGACAAGGAGCCAGAAACCGCGTCTGCGGAAGAGTCTCAACCCACCAAGGGCGAGGACAAGGCTGCCAGCCTTGCCCCTGAGTCTCAACCGTCAGCCAGCAAGCACGCACCATTGCCTCCTTCAGAGAATCCTGAAGCTGATATCAATGAACCGCGTTCAGGATCCGAAGAGCCAGCTGCGTCAACCAATGAACCATCGACTACTGCCGAGCCCGCTACTGCGACGGAAACCACTGCAGACAAGGCCGTTGCTCAAAAGGGTGACGCCTCTCGGTCTCCAAGCCAGACCCGGGCCGTTACTCTCAGCAACACCAAGAATGACAGCTGGTTGAAGGTCATCCTTCGCGCCGTCTTCGTCAACTTCTTTGGaaccatcttctctcctttccgTCGTCGCCCCAGGAACGACCAGTAAATCTCTAGTGTGATCACCCATCGCACTGCTTCCATGCATATCATCACCGACTCCTATGGGATCTGAAAGTGTGCGCTTGACTCATTGTTACTAATTGATGCAATCTGTTTAGCATGCATATACCCAGCTTTGTTGACCAAGCTTCTTGTCGCTCATTTTACTCGTCTTAATTTGATTCCCCTGTATTTGACTTGTGTGCTTTTATCAATTCAGGTTATTGTTATCTGTTCTGTTTTCTTATTCTCCTCTCCAGAATGTGTCGATTATTGACCGCGAGTCTGTTGTGCCAAAACTGATAGTAGTTAACAAAACTTGTTTAGTTTTGCCGTTGATTTACGTCTACCAGTATGTAGTGATGTGATTATgattgatgataatgaagatTGAAGATTCTTTCAATGGGTTTTGTTCTTGGACTGTATCTACTCCTTCGGATAAGCCTGCTCCTATCATATTAGCAAAACGAATACGGCCAATCCGTGACAAGATGTAAGAAAGTACAAGAAGTAGCAATAGTAGCCAGGCAGAGCATACAGTATCCAGGTTACTGAAAGATGTCCATTCTCCGTTCTAAGATTCCCGACTCCTTATATCGAGAAGCCATGTCCTACGGGAGTCCTCCAGGATACATACAGAGTAGATAGCAGGAGTCAGTCACCTACATCTTCCCATCagttggagaaagaaagccaaacCTCTGTTCAAAAAAGTATATTCGCTCTCAATGTCCGGAACCAACTGATATCAAGACATCTGAAGGGTCTTGTACGTTACATTACATACATATCCCACGCCTTATCCAGACAGAAAGCAAGGCCGTTTCTGATACAGATaccaaaaagggaagaaaagtaaagacaAACCCCGAACTCCAGGTTCTCGGTCCCATAAATCCGGCGAAACAAAAGTAgagagtaaaagaaaagggaacaGCCACAGCCAAATCCATGTGTGTCACTGGTGTGAGTGAAATTCACGTCTCGCACTGTGGCGCGTGCCCAGCAACACAATGCAGTGAAGGCATCAGCTTCGCCACATACACATCTTGTTTACTTGTGTGTTTCTTGTCGTGAAAGAGCAACACTTGAAAGTTGGTTTCCTCATATCATCTCGCGACGTGGCAGACCAACGCAACTGCAATAGAACAACAACGACACAACGACTTCTTCAAGTATCCTGTTTGCTTTGGTGATTATCTTCTAGTAGctgttttgtttctgtttttttGTTCGTTATGGCGGACTGTGATAAAGATCAGGAGGCTCAGACTAGATCTGAGTCTGAGGATAAGGAGTTGAGAGAGAAACCCAAGGTCAAACTGCCTCTTGTGCCCACCGTGCCTGGAAATGCCTGGTCGCAGATGAGGGCTCGTGAACAAGAACATATTCGTGAAAGGGAGCTGCATAAGCTGGAGTTTGGCGAGTTGGGGTATGATCCTAATACCGGTATATCGTGtctccccttcctttttgctgTTGGCTTGGCTTTTCTGATGGAAGTAGTGATAACTCGTCCAACCGCGTCCTATTCTTCAAGCTCTAGTACGATGAGAAAGTCGTCAGGACTGGATTACGACGAGGCTCTCGCCCTCCCGATGCCTAAGCCCCGTCTTATGGCTGTCAGTAGTTCTGTCCCTGTGCTTGAGCCGACGGTTTCAAAGCCAAATGTTCTCACGAAGCTGAGTGGTTTGAAGACACAGGGAGACAAGGAGGCCCATCCTGGTGATAAGGGTGCGGGTACAAAGGTCgaaggtgaaaagaaaaagtccaTGATGGCGACGCTGAGATCCAAACTCAGCTTCAAAGAGCTTGGTAAGGAGTTTCGTAAAGCTCAGGACCCTCCACTTAGTGCTATGCCTCGACTGCCATCGAACGCCGGAACTCCACAGGTCGGAAAGACCAAACAATCGCCGCCTGAGTCTGTTGACTTCGATGAGGAAAGGCTGTATGTCCCCAAGCCCAGAGATCCTGGAGTGCACCCTGCTTCTGCTCCAGTCCAGACCACTAGGTTTTCGGACTCAGGTAGCTTCGTGAGCTCTAAACAGAGCGCTTCATCCTGCCCTGCACAGCAGGCAAAGGGTAATGACAGGCTTGATGCAAAAGCTCTTAGAGACACACAGGAGCAACATCGGCCTCATAAAAAAGTGGGAAACGTGGAACCCATGACGCGTCTTGACACTGTTCTGATTGACGGCTCATCTCCTCTAGCTAGCACAGGCGATACCAGCAGGGGCCATCCAGCGGTTGTCGATGCGGAACGACGCTATATTAGTCTGAAGGTGGAGAACGAAACATCAGTTCCCTCTAAGCCAAAGACTGATGCCACTTCTACTGAGAGTCCAGCTTCGTACAAGCTATCTACATCCAACGCACCAAAAGGTATTGCACCAGTGTCCTCGTCATGCGAACGCAAACAGAGCACGGTAGAGAAAAACCGTCCGCTAGTCGTCTCATCGGATCAGCAGAGGCCACCGTCTGTCAGAACACAGGACCAAACTGAAGTGACTACCCCGTCCGGACAGTACAGCAGGCGCTCGTCTAGTAGGTCACAGGAGCATATGGCCTCAAGCTCTGGACAGGCTGACCCTGCCTTCGACCCAACACATATGAGGATGCCCTTCGATTCTCAACTCCCTATTGACGATCCTCGTTTCTACTCTGGTGTGACGACTCACGGAGGCTatgctcctcctccaccgcaCCCGGGCTATCAAAACACAGTAACCTTGGAGCAGCAGATATCCACCTACATGGATTCACTTCACATCCACGTTGACGGTACGGCAAACAAGCTTGCCCGGTCATTTCGAAAACAGTAATAACTGGTCAACGGATCAAATCCTGAGGGGCACAGGACATCTGTCGGAACTCATGCGCAAGCTCAATAACCGAGTGATGAGCGATACTGAAGTGATGAGAGAGCTACAGAGGGTCATGATGGATGTGAAGATTCAAGTTGGGGCTATACAGCGCGAGCAGCGTCAGATGGAAGACAGGATGACACAGGTCTTCCAGAGTGAGTACAACAAACTGAAGGGCGAGATTAGTGCGTTGGCCTCGACTGTAAAGTCCAACCTCCCCTACAACCCAGTAGAGGATGCAAGATCCATGAATACCAGGTTGCAGGGGAGCCGAGATGTCATCAGATGGAGTAAAGACAATGAAAGACCACAACAGttcatgaagatgaagtcacGTCAAatgaggaaggaagaagtgGTGACAAAGAACACAGAAAGCAGAGGGGAAGAACACAACTGTGAATCTGTCGCACTGGACAACAAACATGCTGAGGAACACACGCTTACTGATGATGTTCCAACACCTATGGCAGCCTTCCCCACTCCAGGTCTCCATAGCGATGACAGAAAAGATCACTTCACTGACCCTCACCCCAGAAGACTCATTCTGAAAGACCCTAGTAAAATATCCACTGGGAGTCCAGAACCTCTGCACAGCAGCTCCGAgaagggcaaagaaagaactGCTAGCAGCCAAACTCTCGTTCACAAAGCAAGCGCTGAAATCATGAAGTTCCCAGCAAAGATGGGCCTTTTCTATCCTTTTCGCCGTGGTCGTGATCGACGTAGCAGCGAAAGCAAAGCTGCGAGCCGCTCCTTGCCTCCTGCCAAGCGCGGCAAAGACGATAAAACTCCTGAAGAGCAAGACTCCATCAAGCAAGAACCACTTCCTTTTACACCTCCCTTGCAGACACGCGCCATTGCTACTATTGGGGCAGAGCATCACCAGGTGGAGGTTAGTCCCAGCAGAGTTCATCCCGCTCTGCGCAATCTTGCTCAGCAGCAGATCATGGCTGAACGCGAGCGCCTCAATAATCAGGAAACTATGACGTCCAGACAGCTCCTTAGATCCTCCCGATCCTTTCAGGACTTGAATTCTCGCTCCAGAAATGCTGCATCGTTTGATTGGATTGATAGCTCAATCGAGAGCCCCTCGGAGTCCACAAGTCGCAGTCAGAACCAGCAGGATCTCGCCATGGGATTCCCTGCTCTTACAACCGCTTCGCTCCGCTCGTCTTC
Proteins encoded in this window:
- a CDS encoding PT repeat family protein (predicted protein); this encodes MVESITETVTISVRRPTDTPTIFVAGTFSEPQWEPLELNVKTIEVESELDPGLYSTEYLFFRDFKLAPGQYQYRFREGATGSWFHDESVKNASGTEGLVNNYLTVKSAAEQETPAQNGASEKAEEATKEPETDASTEGGPVTNGVHKSNGVNGVAEHEAPVADESPADDQKTEQVPEKPVETDAKAETEAEPKEALSNGTKEPEVNGTEPAAQTSESKDEPVAEEKSDPVVERPEEKVAESQPVAEKEGTEKKAEEVPATSTQEEAPVVNGEAKVEAEKQPEESQPQKATEKVAVKPEEPAVEMSTPEVTAEETPAQESNTEKPTATETPAAETTTEQPATEAQPTAEEETTKEPATEPAETKQAEVVSEEPAKEEPTPEEPKEAPATEELVKESVKEEAAPEQSKETVSEKPAAEEPVKEETTEAVKETSATEKLDESDKAPVQEETAAEESQETTKEPVKEEIAPGKSEETPAIKAPVAEEPAVEEPVEEKAAPEEPKDISAADPAVVEAPVKETVKEEGVSEAPKETSAEEPVKEAVKEEPVPEKTEQPAAPEPAVAEEPAKEPVKEEPVPEKTEEPAAPKESVKEIVKEEAVSEAPKETSAEEPATNDTAAQDKPSTEETVVEAVKEVPVVEETKETLSTAAPDAQESVAQEPVIKSSATEDAPSEPTKESGAEKAVEEQTTEQPTYADVVAEEPAKETTTEETEAPVETTSEEPVESVPESTTAEAPAATEESKQPAEKTSEPAAEDEKAPIEKPVEETKAEPASEEATTKEEVVQPSVEEAPTEEAAKVSPAEEGEKIVEAAKEEVPEEASAKTLVEVEATTTEPVVEEPTSEKPVAEETTAEEPAKDLTKEEPATQEPVSEVPATEDSTTKEATEEPTKASGPEVAAEEPTTDEKPADVTEHEIKEPVTEESKETKHATEETTLEEPVKETPVVEQPVESEPAKEAEPVKSTAEESVKELAAEEAAVQEPTPVEQPSEEPAVKESPVEEPPTVEGSVAAEPSTEEPAAEQPAKEAELVSEVLTTEEPATKQAAEPEPAEQPAAEEKPVDDSTEKPASEETVAEDSVPEPTEKAVVAETPATEEVVEKATTEEPAKEPVSEEPVADKSAEQPASSDVVEETAESSKAVVPEEVTLNEVEPAVTQSHEEKPEEVTELPKEETVAAEPVAVETPAEQKAPETEPEVVPKAEAEEAVIAQKEEPASEPVAAAPAEAEKEEPVSVSSGEPPVEKESTDTAEVVPEATKEDAPEQDGKNNASAELIGVGAAAAVAASAAAAAAGVAALSHTDKEPETASAEESQPTKGEDKAASLAPESQPSASKHAPLPPSENPEADINEPRSGSEEPAASTNEPSTTAEPATATETTADKAVAQKGDASRSPSQTRAVTLSNTKNDSWLKVILRAVFVNFFGTIFSPFRRRPRNDQ
- a CDS encoding uncharacterized protein (predicted protein), which codes for MADCDKDQEAQTRSESEDKELREKPKVKLPLVPTVPGNAWSQMRAREQEHIRERELHKLEFGELGYDPNTGLDYDEALALPMPKPRLMAVSSSVPVLEPTVSKPNVLTKLSGLKTQGDKEAHPGDKGAGTKVEGEKKKSMMATLRSKLSFKELGKEFRKAQDPPLSAMPRLPSNAGTPQVGKTKQSPPESVDFDEERLYVPKPRDPGVHPASAPVQTTRFSDSGSFVSSKQSASSCPAQQAKGNDRLDAKALRDTQEQHRPHKKVGNVEPMTRLDTVLIDGSSPLASTGDTSRGHPAVVDAERRYISLKVENETSVPSKPKTDATSTESPASYKLSTSNAPKGIAPVSSSCERKQSTVEKNRPLVVSSDQQRPPSVRTQDQTEVTTPSGQYSRRSSSRSQEHMASSSGQADPAFDPTHMRMPFDSQLPIDDPRFYSGVTTHGGYAPPPPHPGYQNTVTLEQQISTYMDSLHIHVDGTANKLARNNWSTDQILRGTGHLSELMRKLNNRVMSDTEVMRELQRVMMDVKIQVGAIQREQRQMEDRMTQVFQSEYNKLKGEISALASTVKSNLPYNPVEDARSMNTRLQGSRDVIRWSKDNERPQQFMKMKSRQMRKEEVVTKNTESRGEEHNCESVALDNKHAEEHTLTDDVPTPMAAFPTPGLHSDDRKDHFTDPHPRRLILKDPSKISTGSPEPLHSSSEKGKERTASSQTLVHKASAEIMKFPAKMGLFYPFRRGRDRRSSESKAASRSLPPAKRGKDDKTPEEQDSIKQEPLPFTPPLQTRAIATIGAEHHQVEVSPSRVHPALRNLAQQQIMAERERLNNQETMTSRQLLRSSRSFQDLNSRSRNAASFDWIDSSIESPSESTSRSQNQQDLAMGFPALTTASLRSSSRARSPLTAFAEARMSQASDVSFYYRGPTPPPRGSEASESSLPTWYQAAYAYKSIEKPDDD